Within Anopheles nili chromosome 3, idAnoNiliSN_F5_01, whole genome shotgun sequence, the genomic segment acaagGAAGCCATAAATGATTTTTGCTAATTCAAAGTTTAAAATACCAGTTTAAAAAGGAACACAGATTCATTTGACATTGAATACATTCCATTTAAGACGCAACACAGAAACATTTTTAAAGCGATATAAACAAGAACCATGTTTATTGATGCACGTCTCATCCAGTTAAAAAGACACTAAGTTAGATTGGCAAACTGCATGAAACTAACTGCATCAAACTCACAAAGCTCTGCGGTGTTTGTCTGTTTATTATTTGTGAGCTTTCGTACTTCGCAGTCAGCTCCGAAATCGGGCACAGTGCGAAAGTTTCCATGGTGATAAGAGTGGAAACCATTATCACCTGCTTGCTTTCCACGCCGCAAGCAATGCCACGTCACGTCGTTTCAGTACCAAACTAGCTATCTAGGACACTGTCGTATACGAGCTCTTGGTTCAAGTTCCCTTTCCGAGAAATAGTCATTTCTGTCGCATCTTTTcgcatcataaaaaaaacccttcctgAAAGCTTTCTAAAGCGCTCGGCAAACACCCAACGGGGAGCAGTAAAATTGTGAGACAAAGTGCAAGCCCAATACGGGACACCGGGGAAGTTGTTTACAGCCAATGTATGCGCTTCCACTAGCGCTTTTTGTGTGGAATCCATTCCGCTACAATCGAGCTGCTTCACGAGGTGTCTATCGTACAGTGATGCTACACAGACACGGGACAAACGTGAAAGCCAACCAGCTGTGTATTCTCAGTGCTcttgatgaaacaaaaatacaaatataaAATCCCAAACCGTTACACCATCGGTACGAAATAACAAGCTCGAACTGCCGGCCGGCTGACAAGCTGGCACCTTGGGATTAAGGATTAAACACCTCATACGAGCGGCATGCCATGGACTCTAGTCCTCGTCCTCCGTCAGCATCGGTACGCCGTCGAGTTTTTTGAGTGTCGGCAGCCGCTTCATCACCTCCTTCGCATAGACCGCTTCATcgagattttccaccaacggaTTGCCGGAAAACACCAGATCCTCGAGGGTACCGGCGATAGCCTGCAGCTTCGCTAGCTCGCCCCAATCGCGCACTGAATTGTTCGCCATGTAGAGCACCTTCAGCTTGCGCAAGCTTTCCACTCCTTTAAGCTTGTCGATCAGATTGTAGCTGATCCACAGTTCTTCTAGCGTTTCACCGACCATTTCCTGAGGATGGCCAGAAAGAATGTTCCAAGTTACGTCCAGCACACGATGTACACCTGCTGTTCCTTCGTGACGGCGAAGCTTCCAAAAAATGCCAACAAAGTAACACTTACAATACCAGCGAGCGATTTGATATAGTTTCGACCTAGAGCAAGTATGCGCAGGTTTTTCATCCCGTTGAGACCCGCGATTTTTTCGATCATATTCGAGGAGAGGCTTAACTTTCTGCAACGTTACCACCGGGTAACCGGAAGcaaggtgagaaaaaaaagatgatgcATAGTGGCAGTATTTTCCAACCGAAAGAACAAGTAATGTTGCTTTATGTGCTGTGGGCAAGGATAACCAAGCAACCAACACTTACTGACAGTTCACCAGCGTCCCGAGGGTACCGTCCATCTTCTCAATCGGGGGCCAGCGGAACTGTAGCAGAATGTCCGACGCCTCCACCGGATCCTGCCCGTCGTGTTCCTCTTGCCAGCGTTTGAGCGCATCCTTGATGGTTGTGGCACGGGCCATCTTTCTGACACCACCAGAAGCAAACTGCCGGACAAACAAACTTCGAACCGTCCAAAGCCTACTTTGCCTCGAGCTCGATACACAGTGCGGAGGATTTTTTCATCGTAAAACCCGTCGTCGCCTACTCAGTTGGGTTCACGCGAAACCCGACGTGGGATGTGATTAATTAATTGGCCCGAGACTGACCTTCCCATCAACCAACTTCCGCCTCACTTGTCGGAGCTGTTGCGCTCAGGCGTTAAACTATCGGACGAGTTTATATATCCACCTTCCAGTAACGCATCAACTCCCTCACACCAGATGCTTGACCAGCAACTAAGCCTCAAATTAACCGTATCTTTCGATCGCCAACAGCACCGGGCGATTCGGGACGTCAAATGCAGCCACGACGTCTCACGTGTTAAGTGAGAGCATGGAAGCTCTGGGAAATAATGACGACGGCACGTCTCTGGCAGCCTGTGAATTTGTGTCGTGCGCGAAACAAATTGTGACACAAACGGCTGCAGATGTCAGCTTGGCGAACTTCGCACGACGAGATTGGAGATTGGTTGCCGTGGATTCGCCAGACCCGCAGTTAAGGGTCGGGCTTTCGTTTTTACTGcttcggtgaaggaaaaatttaataacatcCACGTGTAGACTCCGTGCTCCATGAGCTGCTCGTATACAGATGGGTACGGTTTTATGAAGAATACTCACAGCGCTAGCGAGCGTAAAGGTAGCAGAAACCACATCCCGGGCATAGTCGCTTCTGGGACATAGTTTGCTCCGTCGTTTTCTCGCATCGTGAAGAATCTGCCCGCACGTATTACTgcttgaatgtttgttttcttctcagTTCCCTCTGGAATCGGTTCGCCATTTCaccgaaatgaaatattcCAACTGCTAACGAACGGCAGGCACACTTCCGTGGTTCTGTGCTTGACGTTCTTCAGATTTTTTTACTACCGTTTTCGAATCACCTAGACGCTAACAAGCGATAGAAGTGATGCTCTTACAGTTCATCGTTTTTTAACGATGAATCCTACTAAGCTGATCAAAGATGAGCTGTGTCTTCGTTTGTGACACAACTTCTCAATGTAGCTAGTTTTAAAGTGCGCTGGAGTTtgggtaaaaaataaaagttgtACTAGCCTGTGACTTTGTGgcaaataattataaatagTTGCCAGAACTGAATAAACAAAGATAAAACTGATACATACTTCCTGATACACAGGTGATAATTTATATCCTTTGAAAACATGCAATAACAAACGTCCTGCTATCTCTTAAAGCTCAACTTTACTTTAAAGCATAACCACTAAAGTGCGTGATATTCTCACCACAAAGCAACTGGAAACGATGCCCTTTATGAAATTCCAGGACGGTGGAGGTCCCTTTATGGAACTTTACACGGGAATATTTGCTCCAGGGCTTGTGCCACACTTACATGAGTGTTAGCgattttatgaatgaacgATAGGACAAATTTTCACATACTTGCACGCCTGTCACGCCGGTAGTGTCGACATTGTCGACCCACAACCCGGCCACAACTCGGCACCATACCCAGCTATTAATTACTGCCCAAGGCGACAGATTTATGATGTCTCCCAGAAATACCGATGCCGCAAGCGCGATCGTAGCAGACATTTGCTCCAGGGCTTGCTAGACTACCACCGCCGGCAGAGGTGGATAATGAGTGCAGAAGATTACTCGCAGCAGGACGTCGAAATAGTGCGTCGCGATATTGCGCTCAAAAACCTTCAACTGCGCCAGCTGGCCCGCGTCTTACTGGTTGATCTTGAATTTTTGCACTTTTGCGACGTATTGGAACAGGCGGAATTGACGCTGTTACACGTGAGCGAAGCAAAGCTAAGCCGATTCTCCACCGAAAGCTTAACAGAATACATTCTGCCACGGTTGGAACTGCAGATTCGACGGTTGCAGACATCAAAGTCGCGCTGTTTATACTGGATCGCCAGTTACAACGAATCACAGAAGCATATCGAGCCTGAGCTGCAACGGAAATCCTTTGCGGAGCGGTTAAAGAAGTAAGTACATGCTCGGAACCAAACGAGAAAACCTTCATGTATATCTGACGTTGTATCTTTATAGAGCGCTCGCACAACTTCAAAATACGTACGATAAATTTCAGAAAAACATTCTCAGTGATATTTGGAATTTAGGCGACATATATCAAATCTATCAGCTTGAGCGTCGGCTATCAGACACCTACTTCCTGCTGGAAGTCGTACGCAACAACCACCGGAACTGTCTGTACGGATTGTGGACAACGAacctcaaacacacgatcgAACTCAGCTGCGCCCGGTTGCAGTATATTACCAACGAACAGTTTGTGCTATCGCTAAGCAAGTTCAGTGGCTTCTTAGACACCATGGACAGCTCCGAGAGTGTAAATTCACTGCACGCGAAGATCCAGCGAGAGCTCCGAACGTCCCTGAACGACATCCAGGTGAACGAGGATGAGCTTTCCTCGTTACGACAGAAACTGTTTACCTCAGCCGATAGTTTACCGAAACAgcgagcgatcgcgatcgagcacCACGAACAGCGCGGACTTGGCCTGCAAGAGCAGATACGCTCGATCGACTTACTCGAGGAGAACCGGCAAGAGATCGAAGGCGAAGTGGCACGGTTGATCGAGCAACGTGAGACTATCCAGCGCCAGCTGGAACAACGTCGGTTACTGATCCAGGAAGGGATGCGCGAAATCATGCGCCTCGAACGGTTAATCGAGCACATCGAGCGTGACATCTCTGACCGACAGGTGACGTTCCAGAGAGATGCCCACCGGCTTGAACAGCAAAGATTACAAATTCTGAACGACCCCTCGCTTTCTCCGGAAGAACGCGCACGTTTGGTAGCCGAAATTGAGGACAAACAGCGGGAACTACGTAGTTCACATGAGAGTAGCCTGAATCTGCTGGAAGCTCGCTGTGATGATCTGAAACGTCAAACGCGGACCCTCGCTCAGGATGTCCAGCCGTTTAGCAATGAAATGGCCAAGAAGCACCAGGACCGAATGGCTGAACTCGAGCGTATGAAGCTGCTGGCTACGTCTCCGTCTGAATTGGCTCTCATCGAGGAGCAGATTCGCCAACAACAGGCTGAGTTTAACGAGAACGTCGCCTTGCTTGGGCGAGCTCATGGACGCACGGAGTACTACACCGACGAACACGGGCGTTACTATATAAATGAGGCGGGTGAACGCATCTACAAACGGGACTCCACGGCCTCCGAGTACCGGATGGGTCCGGATGGCGAGTGGATCAAGGTTTCTTCGGCAGTGTCACTTCAACAGGACGAGCATGGCGTATTCTACGTGAACAAGTTCGGACAGAAGAtctaccagcagcagcacttcACCGATCCGCAAGGTGAATACTATCTCGATGAAAATGGTGAACGGGTGTACGTCTCACGGGTTCCTGCCTCGAGTTCGAGTGAGGCTTCGCATTCACAACCATTCCAACGTGCGCCACCATCGAGCAGTACCGAATCTTCATCGCAATCAGAAGAGTCCCCGGTGGAGGAGTCGGAATCGACGCTGGAACTTCGGAACCGCGTTGCGAACGATGTTGCTTACATTCAGAACACACTCGGGAAAGCCCTGGTTAAGGGTTTGGGTGTTATTGCGCGGACCAAACCGGACGATCCCATCGGGTATCTTTCGGATTATCTGGCGTTGTTTCGCAGGAACGGGTTGGAGACCCAACACCGCAATCAGCTGCTTGAGAGGCTTCGGTTGGAGGAAGGCTTTGATTGCAGCAATGGGAGCCAGATTTGACGAGATTTTCCACTTTCTGGGGTTGTAAATAACTGCCAAGGAAGGGTTGCTAACAGCTGGCGCAGTCACTACCATTTTATATCGGTATTATTAGATCAAAAATCTCTAACAGTTAGATTTACCATATTCAAATCAATGGCGCATTTAAAAGCAAATCATGTTTCAAAATTATGTACATTCatcatttcaataaaaattattgaaatgtaaaaatttgctaattattgaagtaattttaaaacaaaaaccgtatggaatttatttttcttattcacACAATCCCACAATAAAATGTCCTCGAAATTAAACATCATATCAAAGGCGTCATatttgcaataaatatttgattatcACTCGTGAAATTATTCACGGTGAtttattcataaaaataatttaaacaatcgTTGATCGTCCGCATTGTTTCGCGATGCATGGTGTaccacgaaaaacaaacgaaaatctGAAACTAAAGCCCTTTAATTATTGGTTTACGCAGTGGGTTGTTGCGTTGTTTGCACACATTTTACGTACATCTTTATCAAATGTACCACCGCTACACCATATGCCATCCCGGTAGCgattaataaattaatttcaacgtGCTTTTGCGCCGTTCCTCGTGCTGTCAGCGTTTACACCTACAGttggatgaaataaaacaacagcatAACGTAAATTCCCACCGTAAGCATTAATATAGTAGCTGCCCTCTTTTAATGGCCCACTGGCGCTCCTGACCAAAGCGAGGTGAATCATTTGCAAACGGCTCCGTgcgcaaaaaagcaccatACCCTGGTGGGATGGGTCACGGTAATAAATTCACAGTTTATTGATCTTCAACCTGCTGACACGAGTTTTTGCGTTGCCCTCGGCGATAGTGCACCCGTGACCGTGACGATCCCAGCCACCGACCGAACCCGCCGAAATCCGCCGAAAACAAGGACTAAAATGTTTTATTGGCCACGATTCCACGGGGTTGGTTCCGTCGGAAGGAATTAGCACCGTCCAGGACGGTAAACCGGGAAGCATCATTGGCATAATAATCACTTCGATATTTTATCGGGCCCCAAGCGCACAACGTTAGGAGATTGGTTTTTACCGACCGGAACGGAGACGAGCGGCatcgatttttcttcccaagtCAGGGGGGCTCATCCCAGGGAACGTCCTTCTTGCTCTTGCCAATACCATCGACTTGCGGGCTCGCTCTGGTTTGTATGCTTATCGTACGGTGGTATTCGCCCACAATATAGATGAAATTCTGTATCGGCAGCGACTAGACTTGTCTGCCCGCCAGTCGGGGTCGGTAAGCCGCGAAACCTCCTTAGAAAActaccccccaaaaaaccacagCGTGAACGCTAAGAGGTGTGAGATCCTTTTGGCGGTCTcacatttgttttcgttggttCCGTCTGGAACgggttgataaaataaacgagCATCGTGAAGCAATGTGTTCATTTTAGAAAGCATGTCTATTGCTTCCAGCCGCACCGTAATCCGAACGAAATGTTTTAGCCTGAAAGGACACCCCCGAGCTGACGGTCGATCTGGGAGGGTTTGGGCTAGCCGAATCGATTACTGCCCAAGCCAACTGTCCGGAACCGGCACGGATGCTGGCGTTCCTGGCGGAACCAATTTGCGGGACCATTTATGTATCCATCCTTCGGGTTTTGCAACCGTTGATTCGCAGGCTCGGTAACAGGTAACAAGAAGGTCTGGAACTTTTTCGAGCGAAAACATGCGATCGAAACCTGGAACAAATGCTCATTGCTTATCGTACTGCTGGGCAATAACGCAGACGATGGATGTATATATTTCAGGATCGACGACGAAGGATATACTTTCCCCAGCCGTGACGGATGttcaatcatcatcatcaccgtaaAACGTGATCATCATAATCTTCTTTCCACCATTTTGATGTGCGGgcttgcaaaagttttcctccGGCCAACGGACCCCTGGGACACAGCTGTTCATTTCTTCCTGCTCACGGGAGATGGTTGCagaaaaattttccaccccggtgGGACTCTTAATTAAATCAGGATGATGTCCTGCCCACTCTCGCTCGGTTGGATTGGATGGGTCAGATCGGCACTGCAGCTTGCGTACGGGGCTAGATTCAAGATTCAGCTTAGACTTCACGATTCGGGGCTAGATTCAAGATTTTCCCGTCATGCTTCCGTTGTTCGATGTCATCCGTTTCCGTTCATTCGCAGTTGGCTTTCTGCGAATTCTTCAATTGATGTGTAAATACCGAAACATTGGAAACTGTAATGCCCTGGAGAAATATTAAATGCTTTGAagcatgtttcgtttttctcgttttctagTTCTCTCGTCGAACCACAAATGCTTCTCAAAGTATGTGTTTCAAAATAATTATGGTCTATATTTAACGGCGGCTCACATTTTAGTTTGCTTATCAAGCACATTCTTTTAACGGAACAGTGCTTTTCCCAAGCGATTAACGCCTTTTATCTGTCCCAAAATCTGACAATTCAGAAACGGCGCTAGTGTGAAACCTTGACACCCCCCCTTTGGAAAACTCAATATTGTTGACCGGTATTTTGGTGAGATTTTCCGGATTAAATAAGTTTCACTCATCCGGATCTATCTACTCCAAACACTTTCTGCCCATCGGCATACAAATATGGATATCGAATTTATGCCCGTAATGCCTCTATTCCCACCGCAACGACCGCAGAAGGGTGCTCTAATACTTTACGTCAGTTTAGCTTACAGTGGAGAATAAATCTCATTTTTCCCTGAAACCGCTTGGGTGAGTACACTAATAAAACATTCCACCAACACCACTGCCGAACGGTCCAGGCGGCGCAGGAAGATGAACGACCAGTTTTGTTTTAAGAAAATTCCATAGTTTGTGCAGGACCGTTCATTAGTAGTTGCTACTGGATGTAAAAGTTTATGGAGTACATTGATGAAAAGTTTTtggtattattttaatttcaagcgTAGAAGATTCTTCTTGTTTAGCAAATATTTTAGTATGAACAATAGGCTCCAGCAATAAGCAATAAGCTCAACATCGAAAATGAAGCTTCACCTCAAAGAATGTCAAACATGTGCCTTAAGAAAATGGTACAGTTAATAGCTCTAAAATTATGAGAGTTACATAACTACAAAATATGagttaaaatatttcattctcACAGCATTCGCTGTACAGACGTTTTTTCTAAGAAACATGGTCATCAAGTGAAACGTACATGAAGTTCGAAACAAGACCGTAACTTGTCTCAGCATGTCGAATCAAAATTGCATTGAATTCGACGGGCTGATGCAAATTTCGATAACTTTTCTTCGGATATGCCGCAAAGCTATAGAATGCTGTCtgaatataattttttaatttcctaGAATTTTCTTCTTACACTATCTTCACCGCTACGCCTCGCATTGCAAGCGAATTTAATTCTGATTGCACACCATTCAAGATGGAGCGAAATGAAATCTACTGGAAGCAGTGACAATAAGAACGTTACACAAACCTCATTCATGAGCGAGCAGCCACGATTAATTAAGCGATCTATTTGAACCACTCATCTGGAAGCAAAATTTTCACCGTCGACTAAATTTCACCGAAAGCACAATCATTCGCTTCTGCTTAGCATGCGATTAATGCATGCTCTTTCATGCGGATGCTGCTGTTCGATTGAACGACGCCAATTTAAATGATAATAGACGCCAGCAAAGCGTCGGCTAGCCGTTCAGATCCCGTTGGACACGTTTTCTGCCACATGTTTCGGAGGCTTCTCGCGCCTATTGAGACACGCTCTGTCAAGAATAATCGCAACAACGCTATGGACGCTAGACTGACTCGAGTGGCCGGCATCGAAGCAACCACAGATATTAGAACGATATTTTATGCCCCGCATGCGAGCGCCATCAGGTTCcttgattcaattttcccccGTTGTCAGTCATAAATTTGGCCATTCTTCGTAAAATGCGGCAACCGGTCCATCTACATATTTTAATGCCCCGCTGAATGGCGACAGTCAGTGCTCTGCGTGTCCCAGCCggtggaaggaaataaatattgaCAGCGCGCCCAGGGCAAGTGGCAGCTCGATGCCAGTCAGGAAATAGaattttttatgtgttttaatgaatcagaaatgcaaaaaaaaagaaaacaaacaaatcgtaAATACttcaaggttttttttctatcatgAGTACACTCAAAAAGTAAACGAATCTTAACGGCAAATTGCTAAATAAACGCAAATTCCAAACCAGCGAGATAACGCAAATAGGATCCGTGGAGCTTAGATGTACCGTATTTCACCTTGGATAAGCGATCTCGGAGTGGCACGAGGTATTGAAACGAGTTTTTCCAAGGGATTCGTTTCGCTTTGCTACCCTCAATCCCTCCTGATGGCCGCCGGCACCTGGCCGTTGAGAACACCATTCGGATCTTCGTCCATATCAAGATAGGAAGCAAAACTTAGCCACGGAACATCTCCCGGGCCAACGGTTTACGAAGGCCTCAAGGAATTGCGATATTACTTGTGGAGTGCGGTGTTTATAGAGCGACAAGATTTGTTCGATGAGATGATATTAGGTTCCAACTTTGCGCGTATGGAAAAAGATACTTTCCGGATCTTCCAACCGTTTCACGCGAACGTGGTCCGGAATAGCAAAGCTTGATTCTACGCCTGTTGGGTTATATTCTGAGAGACAGACCCTGATGTTGCACCTGGCGATTGCGTGGAATTCCGGCGCCTCAAAACAACCCACCGGAACCCAAAGTTGCCGATGGCAACAGTTTGGGAACTGCCTCCGCGAATCGTGGCACATTTACCTATAGCGCTCGTATCACGTTTCCCAACTGGATCGGTAGTAAAATAGGCACCAGCGACGCAGCATGGAATTGCTTTTGGGGAAAGAAATTGGAAAGCGATTGGATGCTTTTCGGTTCGCGGAAAAGAACAAATTCTACCTCAACTCACGAGTTGTCGAAGCAAACGTCGAAAGTCGCGAGGTAGCGTTATGATAAAATGGTACATTTACAGACAGTTTTTATATTTTGGCTAGTGCAATGACGACGGTTTCCGTAAAACTAATTACAAACGAAATTACAAACCAAGCTTAATCAAGTAAAAGAATCAAAACACTGGTTTTATATTCAGCTCAAAATTATAATGTGTTTATAATTAAAAGGAAcatcaaattgaaattcaatgcTTCAAGAACCGTTCACTGTATTTTCTTCCGTACCTTTCCGAGCATCTTATTTCAACGACTGAGCTTGTCTCAAAATCTGTAAACTACATTCTAAATGCAAATAAACCTTTCCATTTCGCAGGTACATTTCACCGTACCAGCATCGCATACCCTGTGTGCCGAAATAGAACCcttttcaaaatgtttcttATCTCAAGGCGAATGAGATAAAATATGCATACCGAAACCAAATGCACGCTCACTCGACAACACCCCCGACGCGTGCAAAGTAGAGAAAGTaggaaaacgaagcaaactcATGTCAACATGGCACAGATGTGCGTTTACCGTGTTCATTTCTGCGTACTACACCCCCTAGGTTGGTAACGGGAGAAAAACGGGAACAAAAGCCCTACAATCCCAAGAAAGATGATGCACCAAAATGACACAAGGGACGGAACAGAAGAACACGCAACATCCGGTAGCGCACTGCGAGTACGAAAACGCTCTCCAAGTAGTCTTGCATTTTTTATATACGCCTACTTAGCATACCGGAGAGTGACAAATCTTGAAAAACCCTGGCAGAAAGCGAAGAAGTGAGATAAAATGGGCTATTGCACACACTTCGGTACAGCAAtgctttgtgtttttgcttttttcatcttttgctTTATCCAGCACACCAAGGGCGCGTGGAATGTTTTATGACAATTGCTCTTTTCTTCAAAATCATGAAACCGTGACGAAAattggcacacaaaaaatcgtCATCACAATCCGACGGACTTTTGCCGGCTGACTGTTCCTAATTGCAGCAACCTTGTCACtcggaaacgaaacaatcTAAAACTCTTTGCAACAGACTGAAACAAAAACGTCCATTCGTCAATCTGAGTGAACGATGATTTCAAATATTCCCTTTATGAGGCGGAAAGTCTGGCGTCAGAATGAGGCATAACTTCCGCCCAAATATCCTGAATCTTCATCGATTTCAGCGCAATAAATCGTAcagagcttttcttttcgcaaacTCAATATAAAATCCTTTGCTTTTGCTGAAACAAACTACCGGCCGAAGAGGAACTTCCTGTCACCGGAAAACTTTAGCTTGCTATGACGAGCCGTTATattgaaaaagtgaaaaaaagatactgaagcaaacgagaaaataATCGATTTTGGGGGAAACGAGCACGAATTTTGAACATGATTTGAAAAGATGTTGCATGAGCTACAAAAGTACTCTTTGACTATCGATCGGTATGTTGATCATTaataacaaaagtaaaaaaatcaaaccacgaTTATGTTTCAAACCATTTTATACAAACTAATTAAGTTTGATTTAGACTCTGCTTTACACTGGATGCATGAAACatgataatattttatttacaaagtTTACAGTTACAAAAAACTCAAATCATACCTTTATCGATCGACTACAAAAGTTGAATGGCTTCATGCAAAAAAGACACGctcacaaacacaaaacacagcTTTACATGTTATTCGCCATTTTTGCTTTGCTCCCCGAAGATTCGTTACTTTCTTACGTTTCTCGTGCCGGAAACAAGTCTGAAATATTACCAACATTGAAGAACATGATCTCGGGCCCAAAACCTTCCTTGGTtgtgcttttcgttttcctctttatCCTGTTTCCCGAAAGCATCTTGCCGCTCAACAACATCCCGAGCAAGTGCCAGTCCTTCACCGGAATGCGCCATCCTGCTAGGTTCACCCACAAGTCCAAGGATTCAAGTTCTGATGAGGGAAACAGCTGGATCAGCATTTCTTGTCAATGTGTCACGGGACAAGACCGGCCATCGGCATTCCAcaataaagaaataaagcgTGTCGGTGGTGCGAATCGGTTTTCACGCTTCTGAAATTTTTCATCCTACAACCCAAACGGAGAGGCGCGAGAATCTGCCATTCCGAAAATGAAACTAATCGCAGACACGAGCCGAACACTTTTCGGCTCCAAGATTCCTCCCACGGAGCCGCGGAAGGTGCCGTTGCTTCATCTAATTAAACATAATTTGTAACGCCAGAGCCGCGAGGTAAAGAGCGGCGGTACTCAGGCCGTTTATGGTGATGAATCTTTATGATGAGTTTTATAATTGCACCCCTAGcttcaattaaaaatgcaagCTTTTTGAAAGACGTTTAGGAAAAATGGTTTTctaaatttcaataaacacGATTTTTGAATACACTGCCAAAACTTCCAAACATTGACAGTAgctttgttaaaaaaaaatcaaacacgggGTAAACTTTATTTACTGTTTACAGAAACTAAAACATCCATCCTATCGAGTTTATGATAACTTTATGTGACAGACAAAATGGATTTTTATTACCATGTGCTGCTATTCACTAACATTGTCGTAAATAACGACCGAGGCTGCATCGAAAAAAGCGCTCATTCGTCGGATAATGTACTGACGATCATTAGAACTATCAGAATAGCCATAAACTTCGTCATAAATTTGCCGATTTTCGACGGGTACGATTGCACACGCCTCCATCAAGTTCACGGGGCGTGCATTATTAAGGCGCTCGCGCACCAAGATCGCGGGATGTGATGTTTATTCTACCCGTGCAACATAAATAATGCGTGATGATGCGTCCAATGCCACCATTCCTCCAGTGGCAACCATCGACAGCTTCATCTACCGGTTGGGCAGAATTTTGAAAGCAACATTCgcgaggaaaactttttcacaAGCAActt encodes:
- the LOC128725154 gene encoding dynein axonemal light chain 1-like produces the protein MARATTIKDALKRWQEEHDGQDPVEASDILLQFRWPPIEKMDGTLGTLVNCQKLSLSSNMIEKIAGLNGMKNLRILALGRNYIKSLAGIEMVGETLEELWISYNLIDKLKGVESLRKLKVLYMANNSVRDWGELAKLQAIAGTLEDLVFSGNPLVENLDEAVYAKEVMKRLPTLKKLDGVPMLTEDED
- the LOC128726916 gene encoding uncharacterized protein LOC128726916, with protein sequence MSAEDYSQQDVEIVRRDIALKNLQLRQLARVLLVDLEFLHFCDVLEQAELTLLHVSEAKLSRFSTESLTEYILPRLELQIRRLQTSKSRCLYWIASYNESQKHIEPELQRKSFAERLKKALAQLQNTYDKFQKNILSDIWNLGDIYQIYQLERRLSDTYFLLEVVRNNHRNCLYGLWTTNLKHTIELSCARLQYITNEQFVLSLSKFSGFLDTMDSSESVNSLHAKIQRELRTSLNDIQVNEDELSSLRQKLFTSADSLPKQRAIAIEHHEQRGLGLQEQIRSIDLLEENRQEIEGEVARLIEQRETIQRQLEQRRLLIQEGMREIMRLERLIEHIERDISDRQVTFQRDAHRLEQQRLQILNDPSLSPEERARLVAEIEDKQRELRSSHESSLNLLEARCDDLKRQTRTLAQDVQPFSNEMAKKHQDRMAELERMKLLATSPSELALIEEQIRQQQAEFNENVALLGRAHGRTEYYTDEHGRYYINEAGERIYKRDSTASEYRMGPDGEWIKVSSAVSLQQDEHGVFYVNKFGQKIYQQQHFTDPQGEYYLDENGERVYVSRVPASSSSEASHSQPFQRAPPSSSTESSSQSEESPVEESESTLELRNRVANDVAYIQNTLGKALVKGLGVIARTKPDDPIGYLSDYLALFRRNGLETQHRNQLLERLRLEEGFDCSNGSQI